A single genomic interval of Zingiber officinale cultivar Zhangliang chromosome 4A, Zo_v1.1, whole genome shotgun sequence harbors:
- the LOC121972992 gene encoding flap endonuclease 1-A-like has protein sequence MFNRTIILLEADIEPVYAFDGQPPELKKQELAKRYLKRKDATNDLNTTIETGDLEGIEKYNKRTVKAPCEAEAQCVALCKSDKVFAVVSENMDTLTFGVPRFLHHLMYPSSKKISVMEFDVSKVLEELRLTMDQFIDLCILSGCDYCDNIKGGEIREA, from the exons ATGTTCAATCGAACTATCATATTATTAGAAGCAGATATCGAGCCAGT ATATGCATTTGACGGTCAGCCTCCAGAGTTGAAGAAACAAGAACTTGCCAAAAG ataTTTAAAGAGGAAAGATGCAACTAACGATCTGAACACAACAATTGAG ACTGGTGATTTGGAGGGAATTGAAAAGTATAACAAAAGGACTGTCAAG GCACCCTGTGAAGCAGAAGCTCAATGCGTAGCTCTTTGCAAAAGTGACAAG GTGTTTGCGGTTGTCTCAGAAAACATGGATACTTTAACTTTTGGGGTACCaaggtttctccatcatttaatGTATCCTAGTTCCAAAAAAATCTCTGTGATGGAATTTGACGTTTCAAAG GTTCTTGAAGAACTAAGACTCACTATGGATCAGTTCATTGATTTGTGTATTCTCTCCGGATGTGATTATTGTGATAACATTAAAG